In Plantibacter sp. PA-3-X8, one DNA window encodes the following:
- a CDS encoding NAD(P)-dependent alcohol dehydrogenase, whose translation MKALRYTKIGSAPEVVEIEKPTPGPGEILLKVTAAGVCHSDDYVMSLPEQDYLEQQYPLPLTLGHEGAGVIEEFGPGVETSLQIGDAVAVYGPWGCGHCLNCSQGKENYCTNAAAEGIRPPGLGAQGSMAEYMIVDDVRHLVPIGDLDPVKNVSLTDAGLTPYHAIKRSLPKLGAGTFAVVIGSGGLGHVGIQMLKALSGATVIVLDVSDEKLELAKHVGADVTLISDESAAGRIRELTGGVGVDAVFDFVGANPTIATATAVAAMEADVTIVGIGGGSATIGFGSIAYDAAVRVPYWGSRSELIEVFELAKAGKVDVEVQPYSLDDAPKAYEDLHAGTIRGRAVIVP comes from the coding sequence ATGAAGGCACTGCGGTACACGAAGATCGGTTCGGCCCCTGAGGTCGTCGAGATCGAGAAGCCGACGCCGGGGCCGGGTGAGATCCTCCTGAAGGTCACCGCCGCCGGTGTCTGCCACTCGGACGACTACGTCATGAGCCTGCCGGAGCAGGACTACCTGGAGCAGCAGTACCCGCTCCCGCTCACGCTGGGCCACGAGGGCGCCGGCGTCATCGAGGAGTTCGGCCCCGGGGTCGAGACCAGCCTGCAGATCGGTGACGCGGTCGCCGTCTACGGGCCGTGGGGCTGTGGTCACTGCCTCAACTGCTCCCAGGGCAAGGAGAACTACTGCACGAACGCCGCCGCCGAGGGCATCCGTCCTCCCGGGCTCGGCGCGCAGGGTTCCATGGCCGAGTACATGATCGTCGACGACGTCCGCCACCTCGTGCCGATCGGCGACCTCGACCCCGTGAAGAACGTGTCCCTCACCGATGCCGGCCTCACGCCGTACCACGCGATCAAGCGCAGCCTGCCGAAGCTCGGTGCCGGCACCTTCGCCGTCGTCATCGGTTCCGGTGGCCTCGGCCACGTCGGCATCCAGATGCTCAAGGCGCTCTCCGGAGCGACGGTCATCGTCCTCGACGTGAGCGACGAGAAGCTCGAGCTGGCGAAGCACGTCGGCGCCGACGTCACGCTCATCAGTGACGAGTCGGCCGCGGGCAGGATCCGCGAGCTCACCGGCGGGGTCGGTGTCGACGCCGTGTTCGACTTCGTCGGCGCGAACCCGACGATCGCCACGGCCACCGCGGTCGCCGCCATGGAGGCCGACGTGACGATCGTGGGTATCGGCGGCGGTTCGGCCACCATCGGCTTCGGCTCGATCGCCTACGACGCCGCCGTCCGCGTGCCGTACTGGGGTTCGCGGAGCGAGTTGATCGAGGTCTTCGAGCTCGCGAAGGCGGGCAAGGTCGACGTCGAGGTGCAGCCGTACTCGCTCGACGACGCCCCGAAGGCCTACGAGGACCTGCACGCGGGCACGATCCGCGGGCGTGCGGTCATCGTTCCGTAA
- a CDS encoding VOC family protein, with product MPVTGPDFISLQVTDLDASQAFYEQYLGLVRSQAGPPHAVVFETTPTAFALRDIVPGTDLASVNQPGIGAAIWLHATDVQEIHDTLVADGHTIVSAPIDGPFGRTFTFADPDGYQLTLHDRA from the coding sequence ATGCCCGTCACCGGACCCGACTTCATCTCCCTCCAGGTCACCGACCTCGACGCCTCGCAGGCCTTCTACGAGCAGTACCTCGGCCTCGTCCGCTCGCAGGCCGGCCCGCCGCACGCGGTCGTCTTCGAGACGACGCCGACGGCCTTCGCCCTGCGCGACATCGTCCCCGGAACCGATCTCGCCTCGGTGAACCAGCCCGGGATCGGCGCGGCGATCTGGCTGCACGCCACGGACGTCCAGGAGATCCACGACACCCTCGTCGCCGACGGCCACACGATCGTCTCGGCGCCGATCGACGGCCCGTTCGGTCGCACCTTCACCTTCGCCGACCCCGACGGCTACCAGCTGACCCTCCACGACCGCGCCTGA
- a CDS encoding MarR family winged helix-turn-helix transcriptional regulator — protein sequence MSQRGIELDTSLGYLLKEASSALRSAMEAVLRPLGMTITHYSCLELLAQRPGLSNSELARGAFVTRQSMNVLLQALERDGFVSRPEQAPIGKALPTRLTPLGREHLGQATAAVRSVEVRMLGGLTTDQQREALVILRSMIGSLRDDER from the coding sequence ATGAGTCAACGCGGGATCGAACTGGACACCTCGCTCGGGTACCTCCTGAAGGAGGCTTCGAGCGCACTCCGCTCAGCCATGGAGGCGGTGCTGCGGCCACTCGGCATGACGATCACGCACTACTCCTGCCTCGAACTCCTCGCCCAGCGACCCGGGCTGTCGAACTCGGAACTGGCTCGCGGCGCCTTCGTCACCCGACAGTCCATGAACGTGCTCCTGCAGGCCCTCGAGCGCGACGGCTTCGTCAGTCGACCGGAACAGGCTCCCATCGGCAAGGCACTGCCGACTAGGCTCACACCGCTCGGCCGCGAGCATCTCGGGCAGGCGACCGCTGCCGTGCGGTCAGTGGAGGTCAGGATGCTCGGGGGCCTGACCACCGATCAGCAGCGTGAGGCGCTCGTCATCCTGCGCAGCATGATCGGGTCACTTCGCGACGACGAGCGCTGA